In Geotalea uraniireducens, one genomic interval encodes:
- a CDS encoding BTAD domain-containing putative transcriptional regulator, giving the protein MTAQSTVSAKIARPTHSKPVQRQRLFDLLDQAAAKPVTWIAAPGGSGKSTLVASYLSARTLPSLWYQCDAGDADLATFFYYMGLAAKQAAPRHKKSLPLLTPEYFAGIATFTRRYFESLYGRLVPRAVTEATPGDFVIVLDNYQEVPLHAPFHEMIGTGVNCVTAGIRLIILSRTTPPPTLARCQAGERIAMLDYDDLRFTLDEARQLISDRLPALGQERVAQMHELTRGWAAGITLTLERRALGAGGTVPATDLDYDRVFDYFATEVFVRLEEKIRDFLLQTALLPILNASLAERLTGITDAGEILVTLNRHRLFTDRLAGSGENFQYHPLFRKFLVNRLKTVVPPAELAVLRQRVAHLLEQGGQREEAAQLYGEAGNHDDLARLVVRHGRELLAQGRCRVLADWLGRLPEAAIEANPWLLYWHGLCAFPVDPARTRNRLESALALFRRQRDISGIYLAWAGIVDSYAFGNEWKPLDACLADFDELQREHAAYPSAEIELIASSRMLLALTLRKPDQPRRVEEWLQRVTALLKEKPSLDIQLETIFSMSVYYLWKGDYERNAVLLERAAAEVRHRQPSPFTVIRIKLMKGIHCWVTADYPEALQTLSEGLEISARHGVHVYDSLLWGFKAAAELAPGRRASAAVSLDRQMTALTGNENLLGRFFYHVNSAWYGLITDKPALAATHLETVAAITEQMGTIYYRALWHIGMAQVAFALGDREEARRLAEAAHRIGLAMKSQVIEWYSLLILGWYQLQGGEETAGLLALHRGLSLGRRHGFVHLEFYQPAVVRELCARALAEEIEPEYVKRLIGTLALAPPLESGGTAPARLEAWPYPIKIYTLGRFEILRNDTPLPYAGKEQKKPLELLKALIALGGRNVPRERLTDLLWPDADGDLANKSFETTIGRLRKLLGDDGHLICRSRQLSLNPGTCWVDSLALWQLVEAIRTTPADRAATLCKKAYGLYQGQFLPADTGLDWSAARRETLRNGLLRISLQAGRHHEAAGEWEQAADYYLKGIETDSLAEEFHRRLMICQRQLGNHSDAVKSYQRCRSLLRTELGIDPSPETTAVYSAIVHPA; this is encoded by the coding sequence ATGACGGCACAATCTACCGTTTCAGCCAAGATAGCCCGGCCGACCCACTCGAAGCCGGTGCAACGGCAACGGTTGTTCGACCTGCTCGATCAGGCGGCGGCAAAACCGGTTACCTGGATAGCGGCGCCGGGCGGTTCCGGCAAGTCCACCCTCGTCGCCAGCTATCTCTCCGCCCGCACTCTCCCCAGCCTCTGGTACCAATGCGATGCCGGCGACGCCGACCTGGCGACCTTCTTCTACTACATGGGACTGGCGGCGAAACAGGCGGCGCCGCGCCACAAAAAATCGCTGCCGCTGCTGACCCCCGAGTATTTCGCCGGCATCGCCACCTTTACCAGACGGTATTTCGAAAGCCTTTACGGCCGGCTCGTTCCCCGTGCCGTTACGGAAGCAACGCCGGGCGATTTCGTCATCGTTCTCGACAACTATCAGGAAGTTCCGCTTCACGCGCCATTCCATGAGATGATCGGCACCGGCGTCAACTGCGTCACGGCTGGCATCCGCCTGATCATCCTGAGCCGCACCACCCCGCCGCCGACTCTCGCCCGCTGCCAGGCCGGCGAACGTATCGCCATGCTCGACTATGACGATCTGCGCTTCACCCTTGACGAGGCCCGACAGCTGATCAGCGACCGGCTACCGGCACTGGGGCAGGAGCGGGTCGCCCAGATGCACGAGCTGACCCGGGGTTGGGCCGCCGGCATCACCCTGACCCTGGAGCGACGGGCACTGGGCGCCGGCGGGACCGTCCCGGCGACAGATCTCGACTACGACCGGGTTTTCGACTATTTCGCCACCGAAGTGTTCGTCCGCCTGGAGGAGAAAATCCGGGATTTCCTGCTGCAGACTGCCTTGCTGCCCATTCTCAACGCGTCGCTGGCCGAGCGACTGACCGGGATCACCGACGCCGGGGAGATCCTCGTCACCCTCAATCGCCATCGTCTCTTCACTGACCGGCTGGCCGGCAGCGGCGAAAACTTCCAGTATCACCCGCTGTTCCGCAAATTTCTCGTCAACCGGTTGAAAACCGTCGTTCCACCCGCCGAGCTGGCAGTTCTGCGCCAGCGCGTCGCCCACCTCCTGGAGCAGGGGGGACAGCGGGAAGAGGCGGCGCAGCTGTACGGCGAAGCTGGCAATCATGACGACCTGGCCAGGCTAGTCGTCCGGCATGGCCGGGAGCTGCTCGCCCAGGGGCGCTGCCGGGTCCTCGCCGATTGGCTCGGCCGGCTCCCCGAAGCGGCGATCGAGGCAAATCCCTGGCTGCTTTACTGGCACGGCCTGTGTGCGTTCCCGGTCGACCCGGCCCGGACCAGGAATCGGCTGGAAAGTGCGCTGGCCCTCTTCAGACGGCAACGGGACATTTCCGGCATCTATCTCGCCTGGGCCGGGATCGTCGACAGCTACGCCTTCGGCAACGAGTGGAAGCCTCTCGACGCCTGCCTTGCCGATTTCGACGAATTGCAACGGGAGCACGCCGCGTATCCGTCGGCGGAGATCGAGCTGATCGCCTCGTCCCGCATGCTGCTGGCCCTCACCCTGAGGAAACCGGACCAGCCCCGCCGGGTGGAGGAGTGGTTGCAGCGCGTCACCGCCCTGCTGAAGGAGAAGCCGTCCCTCGACATCCAGCTGGAGACGATCTTCAGCATGAGCGTCTACTATCTCTGGAAGGGGGACTACGAACGGAATGCGGTGCTGCTCGAACGAGCGGCGGCCGAAGTCCGCCACCGCCAGCCGTCGCCGTTCACGGTGATCCGCATCAAGCTGATGAAAGGGATCCATTGTTGGGTCACCGCCGATTACCCGGAAGCCCTGCAAACCCTCAGCGAAGGTTTGGAGATTTCCGCCCGGCACGGCGTCCATGTTTACGATTCCCTCTTGTGGGGCTTCAAGGCCGCGGCAGAACTGGCCCCCGGCAGGCGGGCGAGCGCCGCCGTCTCGCTCGACCGGCAGATGACCGCCCTGACCGGCAACGAAAATCTCCTCGGCAGGTTTTTCTACCACGTAAACTCGGCATGGTACGGGCTCATCACCGACAAGCCGGCCCTCGCCGCCACCCATCTGGAAACCGTTGCGGCCATCACGGAACAGATGGGGACCATTTACTACCGGGCACTGTGGCATATCGGCATGGCACAGGTCGCCTTCGCCCTGGGAGACCGGGAGGAAGCACGGAGACTTGCCGAGGCGGCGCACCGCATCGGCCTGGCGATGAAGAGCCAGGTGATAGAGTGGTACTCGCTGCTGATCCTGGGCTGGTACCAGCTCCAGGGGGGAGAGGAAACGGCAGGACTGCTGGCGCTGCACCGTGGGCTATCGCTGGGGAGGCGACACGGTTTCGTTCATCTCGAGTTCTATCAACCAGCCGTCGTCCGCGAGCTCTGTGCCAGGGCGCTGGCGGAGGAGATCGAACCGGAATACGTCAAACGGCTGATCGGCACCCTGGCACTCGCTCCCCCCCTCGAAAGTGGGGGAACAGCCCCCGCCCGGCTGGAGGCGTGGCCCTATCCGATCAAGATCTACACCCTCGGCAGGTTCGAAATTCTCAGGAACGACACGCCGCTGCCCTACGCCGGCAAGGAGCAGAAAAAGCCACTGGAGCTGCTCAAGGCACTGATCGCCCTCGGCGGCCGGAACGTCCCCCGCGAGCGGCTGACCGATCTCCTCTGGCCCGATGCCGACGGCGACCTGGCCAACAAGTCTTTCGAGACCACCATCGGCCGGCTGCGCAAGCTCCTCGGCGACGACGGCCATCTCATCTGCCGGTCACGGCAGCTCTCGCTCAACCCGGGCACCTGCTGGGTGGACAGCCTGGCGCTCTGGCAGCTCGTCGAGGCGATCCGCACGACGCCGGCCGACCGGGCGGCAACACTCTGCAAGAAAGCCTACGGCCTGTATCAGGGGCAATTTCTCCCCGCCGATACGGGCCTGGACTGGAGTGCCGCCCGGCGCGAAACCCTCCGGAACGGCCTGCTCCGAATCTCCCTGCAAGCGGGGCGGCACCATGAAGCAGCCGGCGAGTGGGAACAGGCCGCCGATTACTACCTGAAAGGGATCGAAACCGACAGCCTGGCCGAGGAATTCCACCGCCGGCTGATGATCTGCCAACGGCAGCTCGGCAACCACAGCGACGCCGTGAAGAGCTACCAGCGCTGCCGCAGCCTCCTCCGGACCGAACTCGGCATCGACCCCTCCCCGGAAACCACCGCCGTCTATTCCGCCATCGTTCACCCGGCATAA